A genomic segment from Pseudomonas sp. S09G 359 encodes:
- a CDS encoding tartrate dehydrogenase: MNAYNIAAIPGDGIGVEVIAAGVEVLQSLARKAGFALHFKHFDWNSDNYLKNGYYIPEGGLAELKTFDAIFFGAVGALNVPDHISLWGLRLPICQGFDQYANVRPARVLPGVKSPLHNGDQIDWVVVRENSEGEYSGNGGRVHRGLPEEVATEVSVFTRAGVERIHRYAFELARSRPRKHLTMVTKSNAQRHGMVLWDEIFYEVAKDFPDVKVDKELVDAVTTRMVLKPSTLDVIVATNLHADILSDLAAALSGSLGIAPTANLNPSRQFPSMFEPIHGSAFDITGKGVANPIATFWTAAMMLEHLGEPAAARQLMSAIEAVTESGLHTPDLGGSATTRQVTDAVIDLLNR; the protein is encoded by the coding sequence ATGAACGCATACAACATTGCAGCAATCCCAGGTGACGGCATTGGCGTGGAAGTGATCGCTGCCGGCGTCGAAGTGCTGCAAAGCCTGGCGCGCAAAGCCGGCTTTGCCTTGCACTTCAAGCATTTCGACTGGAACTCGGACAACTACCTGAAGAACGGCTACTACATCCCCGAAGGCGGCCTGGCCGAATTGAAGACCTTCGATGCGATCTTCTTTGGCGCCGTGGGCGCCTTGAATGTGCCGGACCACATTTCGCTGTGGGGCCTGCGCCTGCCGATCTGCCAAGGCTTCGACCAATACGCCAACGTGCGCCCCGCACGGGTGCTGCCCGGGGTAAAAAGCCCGCTGCACAACGGCGACCAGATTGACTGGGTGGTGGTGCGCGAAAACTCCGAAGGCGAGTATTCCGGCAACGGTGGCCGAGTGCACCGCGGCCTGCCGGAAGAGGTGGCCACCGAGGTCTCGGTGTTCACCCGGGCCGGGGTCGAGCGTATTCACCGCTATGCCTTCGAACTGGCGCGCAGCCGCCCGCGCAAGCACCTGACCATGGTCACCAAGTCCAACGCGCAGCGCCACGGCATGGTGCTGTGGGATGAGATCTTCTACGAGGTCGCCAAGGACTTCCCCGACGTGAAGGTCGACAAGGAACTGGTGGACGCCGTGACCACGCGCATGGTGCTCAAGCCCTCGACCCTGGATGTGATTGTCGCCACCAACCTGCATGCCGACATTCTGTCCGACCTCGCCGCCGCGCTGTCCGGCAGCCTGGGCATTGCACCCACGGCCAACCTCAACCCGTCGCGCCAGTTTCCCTCGATGTTCGAACCCATCCATGGCTCTGCATTCGACATTACCGGCAAGGGCGTCGCCAACCCCATCGCAACCTTCTGGACCGCCGCGATGATGCTGGAACACTTGGGCGAACCTGCAGCAGCCCGGCAATTGATGTCGGCCATCGAGGCCGTCACCGAAAGCGGGTTGCACACCCCGGACCTCGGCGGCAGCGCCACCACCCGCCAGGTCACCGATGCTGTCATCGACTTGCTCAACCGCTGA
- a CDS encoding dicarboxylate/amino acid:cation symporter: MKRILGKLYVQVLIAVILGAIVGVLLPDTGAALKPLGDAFIKLIKMLLAPVIFLTVVTGIAKMENMKELGRVGFRALIYFEVVSTLALVVGLVVVDVFKPGAGMNIDVASLDTSSLATYTTAVKHASFMDFIMNIIPDTLVDAFAKGNVLQILLFSILLGVALAAVGPRGKPFVDTLDSLMQGMFRIVNMVMRLAPVGAFGAIAFTIGKYGFGSLFSLGKLMACVYLTCAVFVIFVLGPICRYSGFSLWKFLKFIKEELFTVLGTSSSESVLPQMIAKMEKAGVSKPVAGMIIPSGLTFNPDGQAIYYTIAAIFIAQATNTPLTLTDQLIVLAVLMFTSKGSAGVTGSGFIILAATLSSLGTIPVAGMVLLLGVDRFMSEARAITNTIGNGVGTMAIAKWVGALDTVKMHKALNGEVEGPGARSELEAAHQPLELPRNIRKPA, translated from the coding sequence ATGAAAAGAATACTTGGCAAACTCTACGTACAAGTGCTGATCGCCGTGATCCTCGGTGCGATTGTCGGGGTGTTGCTGCCCGACACTGGCGCGGCGCTCAAGCCCTTGGGTGACGCCTTTATCAAACTGATCAAAATGCTCCTGGCGCCGGTGATTTTCCTCACGGTGGTCACCGGCATCGCCAAGATGGAGAACATGAAAGAGTTGGGGCGCGTGGGCTTTCGCGCGTTGATTTACTTTGAAGTGGTGTCGACCCTGGCCCTGGTGGTCGGGCTGGTGGTGGTGGATGTGTTCAAGCCCGGCGCCGGCATGAACATCGATGTGGCCAGCCTCGATACCTCAAGCCTTGCCACCTACACCACGGCGGTCAAGCACGCCTCGTTCATGGACTTCATCATGAACATCATTCCCGACACGCTGGTGGATGCCTTCGCCAAGGGCAATGTGCTGCAGATTCTGCTGTTTTCGATCCTGCTGGGCGTGGCGTTGGCCGCAGTAGGGCCGCGTGGCAAACCCTTTGTCGACACGCTCGACAGCCTGATGCAGGGCATGTTTCGCATCGTCAATATGGTGATGCGCCTGGCGCCCGTCGGCGCGTTTGGGGCGATTGCGTTCACCATCGGCAAATACGGCTTTGGCTCGCTGTTCTCCCTCGGCAAGCTGATGGCCTGCGTGTACCTGACCTGCGCGGTCTTCGTGATCTTCGTGCTCGGGCCGATCTGCCGCTACAGCGGGTTCAGCCTGTGGAAGTTCTTGAAGTTCATCAAGGAAGAACTGTTTACCGTGCTCGGTACCAGTTCGTCGGAGTCGGTGCTGCCGCAGATGATCGCCAAGATGGAAAAGGCCGGCGTGTCCAAGCCGGTGGCCGGGATGATCATCCCGTCGGGCCTGACGTTCAACCCCGACGGCCAGGCGATCTACTACACCATCGCGGCGATCTTCATCGCCCAGGCCACCAATACGCCGTTGACCCTCACCGACCAGTTGATCGTGCTGGCGGTGTTGATGTTCACGTCCAAAGGTTCGGCGGGGGTGACCGGGTCGGGCTTTATTATCCTGGCCGCGACGCTGTCGTCGTTGGGCACCATCCCGGTGGCGGGCATGGTGCTGTTGTTGGGTGTGGATCGGTTTATGTCGGAAGCGCGGGCGATCACCAACACCATCGGCAATGGCGTGGGCACCATGGCCATCGCCAAGTGGGTAGGGGCGTTGGACACGGTGAAAATGCACAAGGCCCTCAACGGTGAAGTCGAGGGCCCGGGTGCGCGGTCAGAACTTGAAGCGGCCCACCAACCCCTTGAGCTGCCCCGAAATATCCGTAAGCCGGCCTGA
- a CDS encoding IlvD/Edd family dehydratase, whose translation MSDKKPGLRSAQWFGTADKNGFMYRSWMKNQGIADHQFHGKPIIGICNTWSELTPCNAHFRQIAEHVKRGVIEAGGFPVEFPVFSNGESNLRPTAMLTRNLASMDVEEAIRGNPIDGVVLLTGCDKTTPALLMGAASCDVPAIVVTGGPMLNGKHKGQDIGSGTVVWQLSEQVKAGTITLDDFLAAEGGMSRSAGTCNTMGTASTMACMAEALGTSLPHNAAIPAVDARRYVLAHMSGMRAVEMVREDLKLSKILTKEAFENAIRVNAAIGGSTNAVIHLKAIAGRIGVELDLDDWTRMGRGMPTIVDLQPSGRFLMEEFYYAGGLPAVLRRLGEANLIPHPNALTVNGKSLGENTKDSPIYGQDEVIRTLDNPIRADGGICVLRGNLAPLGAVLKPSAASPELMQHRGRAVVFENFDMYKARINDPELDVDANSILVMKNCGPKGYPGMAEVGNMGLPAKLLAQGVTDMVRISDARMSGTAYGTVVLHVAPEAAAGGPLATVKEGDWIELDCANGRLHLDIPDAELAARMADLKPPQNLIVGGYRQLYIDHVLQADQGCDFDFLVGCRGAEVPRHSH comes from the coding sequence ATGTCTGATAAAAAGCCCGGCCTACGCTCCGCCCAGTGGTTTGGTACTGCCGACAAAAACGGCTTCATGTACCGCAGCTGGATGAAGAACCAGGGCATCGCCGACCATCAGTTCCATGGCAAGCCGATCATTGGTATCTGCAACACCTGGTCGGAGCTGACCCCGTGCAACGCGCATTTCCGCCAGATCGCCGAGCACGTCAAACGCGGCGTGATCGAGGCCGGTGGCTTCCCGGTGGAATTCCCGGTGTTCTCCAATGGCGAATCCAACCTGCGCCCCACCGCGATGCTCACCCGTAACCTGGCAAGCATGGATGTGGAGGAAGCCATTCGCGGCAACCCCATCGACGGCGTGGTGCTGTTGACCGGCTGCGACAAGACCACCCCGGCCCTGCTGATGGGTGCCGCCAGTTGCGACGTGCCGGCCATCGTGGTCACCGGCGGGCCGATGCTCAACGGCAAGCACAAGGGCCAGGACATCGGCTCGGGCACCGTGGTGTGGCAGCTCAGTGAGCAAGTCAAAGCCGGCACCATCACGCTGGATGATTTCCTTGCGGCCGAGGGCGGCATGTCGCGTTCGGCGGGCACCTGCAACACCATGGGCACCGCGTCGACCATGGCCTGCATGGCCGAGGCACTCGGCACCTCCCTGCCCCACAATGCGGCGATCCCGGCGGTGGATGCACGGCGTTATGTGCTGGCGCATATGTCGGGCATGCGCGCGGTGGAGATGGTGCGTGAAGACCTCAAGCTGTCGAAGATCCTCACCAAAGAAGCCTTTGAAAACGCGATCCGCGTGAACGCCGCCATCGGTGGTTCGACCAACGCAGTGATCCACCTCAAGGCCATTGCCGGGCGTATCGGCGTCGAGCTCGACCTGGACGACTGGACCCGCATGGGCCGCGGCATGCCGACCATTGTCGACCTGCAGCCGTCGGGCCGTTTCCTGATGGAAGAGTTCTACTACGCCGGTGGCCTGCCCGCCGTGCTGCGCCGCCTGGGTGAAGCCAACCTGATCCCGCACCCGAACGCCTTGACCGTCAACGGCAAGTCCCTGGGCGAGAACACCAAGGACTCGCCGATCTACGGCCAGGACGAAGTGATCCGCACCCTCGACAACCCGATCCGCGCCGATGGCGGCATCTGTGTGCTGCGCGGCAACCTGGCGCCGCTGGGTGCGGTGCTCAAGCCCTCGGCAGCCAGCCCGGAGTTGATGCAGCACCGTGGCCGCGCGGTGGTGTTCGAGAACTTCGACATGTACAAGGCACGCATCAACGACCCGGAGCTGGACGTGGACGCCAACTCGATCCTGGTCATGAAAAACTGCGGGCCCAAGGGTTACCCGGGTATGGCCGAAGTCGGCAACATGGGCCTGCCGGCCAAGCTGCTGGCCCAGGGCGTGACGGATATGGTGCGCATTTCCGACGCGCGCATGAGCGGCACCGCCTACGGCACCGTGGTCTTGCACGTGGCGCCGGAAGCCGCCGCCGGTGGGCCGCTGGCCACGGTCAAGGAAGGTGACTGGATCGAACTCGACTGTGCCAACGGCCGCTTGCACCTGGACATCCCCGACGCAGAGCTGGCGGCGCGCATGGCCGACCTCAAGCCGCCGCAAAACCTGATCGTCGGCGGTTACCGCCAGCTGTACATCGACCATGTGCTGCAGGCCGACCAAGGCTGTGACTTTGACTTCCTGGTGGGTTGCCGCGGGGCTGAAGTCCCACGGCATTCCCACTAA
- a CDS encoding NADH:flavin oxidoreductase/NADH oxidase, with amino-acid sequence MSALFEPFKLKDVTLRNRIAIPPMCQYKADDGIVNDWHHVHLAGMARGGAGLLVVEATAVSPEGRITPGCAGIWSDAHAEAFVPMVKAIKAAGSVPGIQIAHAGRKASANRPWEGDDHIPASDARSWETIAPSAIAFGANLPQVPRAMTLDDIARVRQDFVDAARRARDAGFEWIELHFAHGYLGQSFFSEHSNQRTDAYGGSFDNRSRFLLETLAAVREVWPENLPLTARFGVIEYDGRDEQTLTESIELARRFKAGGLDLLSVSVGFTIPDTNIPWGPAFMGPIAERVRREAGIPVTSAWGFGTPQLAEGALQAGQLDLVSVGRAHLADPHWAYFAAKELGVEKSSWTLPAPYAHWLERYR; translated from the coding sequence ATGTCCGCTTTGTTCGAACCGTTCAAACTTAAAGACGTTACCCTGCGCAATCGCATCGCCATCCCGCCGATGTGCCAATACAAGGCCGATGATGGCATCGTCAACGACTGGCACCACGTGCACCTGGCCGGTATGGCCCGTGGCGGTGCTGGCCTGCTGGTGGTCGAGGCCACGGCGGTATCTCCTGAAGGGCGCATTACGCCAGGCTGTGCCGGCATCTGGAGCGATGCTCACGCCGAGGCGTTCGTGCCGATGGTCAAGGCGATCAAGGCCGCCGGCTCGGTGCCGGGCATCCAGATTGCCCACGCCGGCCGCAAAGCCAGCGCCAACCGCCCGTGGGAAGGCGATGACCACATCCCGGCGTCCGATGCGCGCAGCTGGGAAACCATTGCTCCGTCGGCGATTGCCTTCGGTGCCAACCTGCCCCAGGTGCCACGCGCCATGACCCTGGACGATATCGCCCGGGTGCGCCAAGACTTCGTTGACGCTGCCCGTCGCGCCCGTGACGCCGGCTTTGAATGGATCGAACTGCACTTCGCCCACGGCTACCTGGGCCAGAGCTTTTTCTCCGAGCATTCCAACCAGCGTACTGACGCCTACGGTGGCAGCTTCGACAACCGCAGTCGTTTCCTCCTGGAAACCCTGGCGGCGGTGCGTGAAGTCTGGCCGGAAAACCTGCCCCTGACCGCGCGTTTTGGCGTGATTGAATACGACGGCCGTGATGAGCAGACCCTCACGGAATCCATCGAACTGGCCCGCCGCTTCAAGGCCGGTGGCCTGGACCTGCTGAGCGTCAGCGTCGGTTTCACCATCCCCGACACCAATATCCCGTGGGGCCCGGCCTTTATGGGCCCGATCGCCGAGCGTGTACGCCGTGAAGCCGGTATCCCGGTGACCTCCGCCTGGGGTTTTGGCACCCCGCAACTGGCCGAAGGCGCCTTGCAGGCCGGCCAGCTTGACCTGGTTTCGGTCGGCCGCGCGCACCTGGCTGACCCGCATTGGGCGTATTTCGCCGCCAAGGAACTGGGCGTTGAAAAATCCTCCTGGACCCTGCCAGCGCCTTATGCGCACTGGTTGGAGCGCTATCGCTGA
- a CDS encoding TonB-dependent siderophore receptor: MRRTLVSICVLQAFSPFSWAEVEPVEKTAIELQATSITGTADYETAQGPVKGYHATRSASATRTDTSIHETPQSISVVSKDVVEDLGATRLQDALDYAGGVGRANNFGGQGLTTFTVRGFTTGEFYRNGFPINRGYPNMPDANTIERLEVLRGPATMLYGRGDPGGTFNVVSKQPLAERTVTLGSQLNDQGMQRGTLDASGPLDEGGRLAYRLNVVGEGGDTFRDHVETERYGVAPVITWQATDDTKVTFEGDFMRNNHPLDRGLTRFPNQRGTPSRDTFWGDKDVGKLHNDNNMAQVRFEHLLNDNWTLGGGFQWLDGSLAGNAIEANGPTSLNADGRTLQRNFNYRKLEWTDKDYQLNLTGHFSTGGFEHTLLTGIEYEDYDYKSIIQRSSAAAGTYPIDIFDPVYGQTRPPLTRTPTHDKENLKTYAAFVQDQVALTERLKVLAGARFERFEHDYESYVPGVNPFQAAENAVTPRVGVIYDLTETVAVYADAARSFKPNPGAAREGGGFEPEKGKSYEMGVKWEAFDRQLSVDAAIYQIEKKNVLTTDPVINTFSVAAGQVRSRGFDLNVAGNLTPEWRVIGGYAYVDAEVTKDNTIRSGTRLLNIPRNSFSLLNVYEFQDGALKGLGLGAGGKYVDQRAGQTANTAFSMDAYTVVDLLSFYKVNDKVRLNLDVKNLFNREYEEGAFGNIYAYPGAPRTVQVGIAYTL, from the coding sequence ATGCGTCGTACCCTGGTTTCCATTTGTGTGCTTCAGGCGTTTTCCCCTTTCAGTTGGGCCGAAGTCGAGCCGGTCGAAAAAACCGCGATCGAACTGCAAGCCACCAGCATCACCGGCACCGCCGACTATGAAACGGCTCAGGGGCCGGTCAAGGGTTACCACGCCACACGCTCCGCCAGTGCAACGCGAACCGATACCTCCATCCATGAAACCCCGCAATCGATCAGCGTCGTCTCCAAGGATGTGGTCGAAGACCTCGGCGCCACGCGACTGCAGGACGCCCTGGATTACGCCGGCGGCGTGGGCCGGGCCAACAACTTCGGCGGGCAGGGGCTTACCACCTTCACCGTGCGCGGCTTTACCACCGGCGAGTTCTACCGCAATGGTTTCCCGATCAACCGTGGCTACCCGAACATGCCGGACGCCAACACCATCGAGCGCCTCGAAGTACTGCGCGGCCCGGCGACCATGCTGTATGGCCGTGGCGACCCAGGCGGCACGTTCAACGTGGTGTCCAAGCAACCGCTGGCCGAGCGCACAGTGACCCTCGGCAGCCAATTGAATGACCAGGGCATGCAGCGTGGCACCCTGGATGCCTCCGGCCCGCTGGATGAAGGGGGCCGCCTGGCCTATCGCCTGAACGTGGTGGGTGAGGGTGGTGACACCTTCCGTGATCATGTCGAGACTGAACGCTACGGCGTTGCCCCGGTGATCACTTGGCAAGCCACGGACGACACCAAGGTGACCTTCGAAGGCGACTTCATGCGCAACAACCACCCGCTGGACCGCGGCCTGACGCGTTTCCCCAACCAGCGTGGCACGCCGTCACGCGACACCTTCTGGGGTGACAAGGACGTGGGCAAACTGCACAACGACAACAACATGGCGCAGGTGCGTTTCGAGCATCTGCTCAACGACAACTGGACATTGGGCGGTGGGTTCCAGTGGTTGGATGGCAGCCTGGCAGGCAATGCCATCGAGGCCAATGGCCCGACGAGCCTGAACGCCGACGGCCGCACCCTGCAGCGCAACTTCAACTATCGCAAGCTGGAATGGACCGACAAGGACTACCAGCTCAACCTGACCGGGCATTTCTCCACCGGCGGTTTCGAGCACACCTTGCTGACCGGTATCGAATATGAGGATTACGACTACAAGTCGATCATCCAGCGCTCCAGCGCCGCTGCGGGTACTTACCCGATCGACATTTTCGATCCGGTCTACGGTCAGACACGCCCGCCGCTGACGCGCACCCCGACACACGACAAGGAAAACCTCAAGACCTACGCCGCTTTTGTGCAGGATCAGGTGGCGCTGACTGAGCGGTTGAAAGTGTTGGCGGGCGCGCGTTTCGAGCGTTTTGAACATGACTATGAAAGCTATGTACCCGGCGTTAACCCGTTTCAGGCCGCCGAAAACGCCGTCACCCCACGCGTGGGGGTGATCTACGACCTCACCGAGACTGTCGCGGTGTATGCCGATGCCGCACGTTCGTTCAAACCGAACCCCGGCGCCGCGCGCGAAGGCGGTGGCTTCGAGCCGGAAAAGGGCAAGTCCTATGAGATGGGCGTGAAGTGGGAGGCATTCGATCGCCAATTGAGCGTCGATGCAGCGATCTACCAGATCGAGAAGAAGAACGTGCTGACCACCGACCCGGTGATCAACACCTTCTCCGTCGCCGCCGGCCAGGTGCGCAGCCGTGGTTTTGACTTGAACGTAGCTGGCAACCTCACGCCTGAGTGGCGCGTAATTGGCGGCTACGCCTACGTGGATGCCGAAGTGACCAAGGACAACACGATCCGCTCCGGCACCCGCCTGCTGAACATCCCGCGCAACAGCTTCAGCCTGCTCAACGTGTACGAGTTCCAGGACGGTGCACTCAAAGGCCTGGGCCTGGGCGCCGGCGGCAAGTATGTCGACCAGCGCGCCGGCCAGACCGCCAATACCGCATTCTCGATGGACGCCTACACCGTGGTCGACCTGCTCAGCTTCTATAAGGTCAACGACAAGGTGCGGCTGAACCTGGATGTGAAGAACCTGTTCAATCGCGAGTATGAAGAGGGTGCCTTCGGCAATATCTATGCGTATCCGGGTGCGCCGCGTACGGTGCAGGTGGGCATTGCCTACACCCTATAA
- a CDS encoding FadR/GntR family transcriptional regulator translates to MDHQPPKPRKSQHAQIVQDLGMHIVSGRFKPEERLPMEATLCEEYKVSRSVLREATRVLSAKGLVYSKPRVGAVVRPRLKWHLLDPDVLSWLMQSTPHSEFFNTLAGVRRILEPEIAAMAATTATDDDIATIEKAYQGMETAQTHEQLLQADLDFHRAIADATRNDLLAYMCNMLSLPLRESINITNRRPDIQGLSLPRHKAILTAIQNRDALGARHASLVQLDDTRVALDTVMNVLTPL, encoded by the coding sequence ATGGATCACCAGCCGCCCAAGCCGCGCAAGAGCCAGCATGCCCAGATCGTTCAGGACTTGGGCATGCACATCGTTTCCGGCCGCTTCAAGCCCGAAGAACGGCTGCCCATGGAAGCCACGCTGTGCGAGGAGTACAAGGTCAGCCGCTCGGTGCTGCGCGAGGCAACCCGTGTGCTCAGCGCCAAGGGCCTGGTGTATTCCAAGCCACGGGTGGGTGCGGTGGTGCGGCCACGCCTGAAGTGGCACCTGCTCGACCCGGACGTGCTGTCCTGGTTGATGCAGTCCACGCCCCATAGCGAATTCTTCAACACCCTGGCCGGCGTGCGGCGCATTCTCGAACCGGAAATCGCCGCCATGGCCGCGACCACGGCCACGGACGATGACATCGCCACCATCGAAAAAGCCTACCAGGGCATGGAAACCGCGCAGACCCACGAGCAACTGCTACAGGCCGACCTCGACTTCCACCGCGCCATCGCCGACGCCACCCGCAACGACCTGCTGGCCTATATGTGCAACATGCTGTCGCTGCCGTTGCGCGAGTCGATCAACATCACCAACCGCCGCCCGGACATCCAGGGCCTGAGCCTGCCCCGGCACAAGGCGATCCTCACCGCGATCCAGAACCGCGACGCCCTCGGCGCCCGGCACGCCTCACTGGTGCAACTGGATGACACACGGGTGGCGCTGGATACGGTGATGAACGTACTGACCCCGCTCTAA
- a CDS encoding helix-turn-helix transcriptional regulator: protein MRAFKHPTLQDLTLERLLYALSDPVRLEIVRYLANVPEATCGELDGGRPKSSMSHHFRVLRDAGLVQTRSAGTTHLNSLRGELLEERFPGLLASILSQH, encoded by the coding sequence ATGCGAGCCTTCAAACACCCGACCCTTCAAGACCTGACCCTCGAGCGCCTGTTGTATGCCTTGAGTGATCCGGTGCGCCTGGAAATCGTCCGCTACCTGGCCAATGTGCCCGAGGCCACCTGCGGCGAACTGGACGGCGGGCGGCCCAAGTCGAGCATGTCCCATCACTTCCGGGTATTGCGCGATGCCGGCCTGGTACAGACTCGCAGCGCGGGCACCACCCATCTGAATTCATTGCGTGGCGAGCTGCTGGAAGAACGGTTCCCGGGGTTGCTCGCGAGTATCCTCTCCCAGCATTGA
- a CDS encoding MFS transporter — MSEELRLIRRITLKLIPFLILLYLIAYVDRSAVGFAKLHMGADVGIGDAAYGLGAGLFFIGYFLFEIPSNLMLDRFGARRWFARIMITWGAITIGMAFVQGPHSFYVMRFLLGAAEAGFFPGVLYYITQWFPVRHRGKILGLFILSQPIAMMITGPVSGGLLGMDGILGLHGWQWLFIVIGTPAILLTWPVLRYLPDGPKQVKWMSDSEKTWLAGELAKDLQAYGQTRHGNPLHALKDKRVLLLALFYLPVTLSIYGLGLWLPTLIKQFGGSDLTTGFISAVPYIFGIIGLLIIPRSSDRLNDRYGHLAVLYVLGAIGLFCSAWLSAPVLQMAALCLAAFALFSCTAVFWTLPGRFFAGASAAAGIALINSVGNLGGYIGPFVIGALKEYTGNLASGLYFLSAVMVCGLVLTGVVYRLLERKHVLPQDQFAASARGASRP, encoded by the coding sequence ATGAGCGAGGAACTGCGCCTGATTCGGCGCATCACGCTGAAACTGATTCCCTTCCTGATCCTGCTGTACCTCATCGCCTACGTGGACCGCTCCGCCGTGGGCTTTGCCAAGCTGCACATGGGCGCGGATGTCGGTATCGGTGATGCGGCCTACGGCTTGGGCGCGGGGTTGTTCTTCATTGGTTACTTCCTGTTCGAGATCCCCAGCAACCTGATGCTCGACCGCTTTGGCGCCCGGCGCTGGTTCGCGCGCATCATGATCACCTGGGGTGCCATCACCATCGGCATGGCGTTTGTGCAGGGGCCGCACAGCTTCTATGTAATGCGCTTTTTGCTCGGCGCGGCGGAGGCGGGGTTCTTCCCAGGCGTGCTGTACTACATCACCCAGTGGTTCCCGGTGCGCCATCGCGGCAAGATCCTCGGGCTGTTTATCCTCTCCCAACCGATTGCGATGATGATCACCGGCCCGGTGTCCGGCGGCCTGCTGGGCATGGACGGTATCCTCGGCCTGCACGGCTGGCAGTGGTTGTTTATCGTGATCGGCACCCCGGCGATCCTGCTCACCTGGCCGGTATTGCGGTACCTGCCGGACGGCCCCAAGCAGGTCAAGTGGATGAGCGACAGCGAAAAAACCTGGCTCGCCGGCGAGTTGGCCAAGGACCTCCAAGCCTACGGCCAGACCCGCCACGGCAACCCGCTGCACGCCCTCAAAGACAAACGGGTGTTGCTGCTGGCGCTGTTTTACCTGCCGGTGACCCTGAGCATCTACGGCCTGGGCCTATGGCTGCCGACCTTGATCAAGCAGTTCGGCGGCAGCGACCTCACCACCGGTTTCATCTCTGCGGTGCCCTACATTTTCGGCATCATCGGCTTGCTGATCATCCCGCGCAGTTCCGACCGTTTGAATGACCGCTACGGCCACCTCGCCGTGCTCTACGTGCTCGGCGCCATCGGCCTGTTCTGCAGCGCCTGGTTGAGCGCGCCGGTGCTGCAGATGGCCGCACTGTGCCTGGCGGCGTTCGCGCTGTTTTCCTGCACGGCGGTGTTCTGGACCTTGCCGGGGCGGTTTTTTGCCGGCGCCAGTGCGGCGGCGGGCATTGCCTTGATCAACTCGGTGGGCAACCTCGGCGGCTATATCGGCCCGTTCGTGATCGGTGCGCTCAAGGAGTACACCGGCAACCTGGCCTCGGGCTTGTACTTCCTGTCCGCCGTGATGGTCTGCGGGCTGGTGCTGACGGGCGTGGTTTATCGCCTGCTGGAGCGCAAGCACGTGCTGCCCCAAGACCAATTCGCCGCCAGTGCCCGTGGCGCCTCACGACCTTAA
- a CDS encoding bestrophin family protein, with product MKAAIIKKYRLIIKTMGYVGWALFWLLLWDVAVTVDFMLFLTAKINLPLMPLTLLGSALVVLISFRNSSAYNRWWEARTLWGAMVNNSRSFARQVLTLLDDHGSEVNPVKATLLRRHVAYVNCLAAHLKGQPCPDEVRAFIPAEEFARNGATNNFANDILTGSAALLAKEYKAGHLDSIRLARLESTLVDLSNAQGGMERIANTPLPYPYVYFPRLFISLFCLIVPVGLVESLGWFTPLASTVVGFMLLAIERIGTDLQSPFHSSEHQIQMESICETIEKNLQSMQRDALGGDRIG from the coding sequence TTGAAAGCCGCCATCATCAAAAAGTACCGCCTGATCATCAAGACCATGGGTTACGTGGGCTGGGCCCTGTTCTGGCTGTTGCTGTGGGACGTCGCCGTCACCGTGGACTTCATGCTGTTTCTCACCGCCAAGATCAACCTGCCGCTGATGCCCCTCACCCTGCTGGGTTCGGCGCTGGTGGTGCTGATCAGTTTTCGCAACAGCAGTGCCTACAACCGTTGGTGGGAAGCCCGCACGCTGTGGGGCGCGATGGTCAACAATTCGCGCAGCTTCGCGCGCCAGGTGCTGACCCTGCTCGACGACCACGGCAGCGAGGTCAACCCGGTCAAGGCCACCCTGCTGCGCCGCCATGTGGCCTATGTGAATTGCCTGGCCGCCCACCTCAAGGGCCAGCCGTGCCCTGACGAAGTGCGCGCATTCATCCCCGCCGAGGAGTTCGCACGCAACGGCGCCACCAATAACTTTGCCAATGACATCCTCACCGGCTCGGCGGCACTGCTGGCCAAGGAATACAAGGCTGGGCACCTGGACAGCATTCGCCTGGCGCGGCTGGAGTCGACCCTGGTGGACTTGTCCAACGCCCAGGGCGGCATGGAGCGTATCGCCAACACCCCGCTGCCCTACCCCTATGTGTATTTCCCACGGCTGTTTATCTCGCTGTTCTGCCTGATCGTGCCGGTGGGCCTGGTGGAATCCCTGGGCTGGTTCACGCCGCTGGCGTCGACGGTGGTGGGCTTTATGCTGCTGGCGATCGAACGCATCGGCACCGACTTGCAAAGCCCGTTTCACTCCAGTGAGCACCAGATCCAGATGGAAAGCATCTGCGAAACCATCGAGAAAAACCTGCAATCGATGCAGCGCGACGCGCTGGGCGGCGACCGTATCGGTTAA